Proteins from a genomic interval of Halopseudomonas litoralis:
- a CDS encoding IS5 family transposase: MKQMSFADAEYAGKRKQTRRERFLLEMDQVVPWKPLLALIEPHYPKGEGGRPAYPLDAMLRVHLMQNWFGYSDPAMEEALYETTILRLFAGLQLDRIPDETTILNFRRLLERYGLSTALFEVVNRYLGEHGLMLRHGTVVDATIIHAPSSTKNKEGKRDPEMHQTKKGNQYYFGMKAHIGVDAESGLVHSLVGTAANAGDVTQVDKLLHGEETHVCGDAGYTGVQKRDEHKGRKQVVWSIAMRPGKLKTLSKTKLIEKGLRRIERAKASTRAKVEHPFRVIKCQFGFTKVRYKGLAKNTAQLHTLFALANLWMARKQLLSAG; this comes from the coding sequence ATGAAACAGATGAGCTTTGCAGACGCCGAATACGCTGGTAAACGTAAGCAGACCCGCCGTGAGCGCTTTCTGCTGGAAATGGATCAAGTGGTTCCCTGGAAGCCATTGCTGGCGCTGATCGAGCCGCACTATCCCAAGGGCGAAGGTGGTCGACCTGCTTACCCGCTCGACGCGATGCTGCGAGTTCATCTGATGCAGAACTGGTTTGGGTACAGCGATCCAGCGATGGAAGAAGCGCTGTATGAAACCACCATCTTGCGACTCTTCGCGGGCCTTCAACTTGATCGCATTCCGGATGAAACCACTATTCTCAACTTCCGTCGGCTGCTGGAACGCTACGGCCTGTCCACGGCGTTGTTCGAAGTGGTCAATCGTTACCTGGGTGAGCACGGGCTAATGCTGCGCCACGGCACCGTGGTCGATGCAACCATCATTCATGCACCCAGTTCGACCAAGAACAAAGAAGGTAAGCGCGATCCTGAGATGCATCAGACCAAGAAGGGTAACCAGTATTATTTTGGCATGAAGGCCCACATTGGCGTTGATGCTGAGTCAGGGCTGGTTCACAGTCTCGTGGGGACGGCGGCCAATGCGGGCGATGTTACTCAGGTAGACAAGCTTCTGCATGGCGAAGAAACCCATGTATGCGGTGACGCCGGCTATACCGGCGTTCAGAAACGGGATGAACACAAAGGGCGCAAGCAGGTGGTCTGGTCGATTGCGATGCGCCCAGGCAAGCTCAAGACATTGAGCAAAACCAAGCTGATCGAGAAAGGCTTGCGCCGCATCGAGCGCGCCAAGGCTAGTACGCGAGCCAAGGTTGAGCACCCATTCAGGGTGATCAAATGCCAGTTCGGATTTACCAAGGTGCGATACAAGGGGTTGGCCAAGAACACAGCCCAGCTGCATACCTTGTTTGCCCTGG